The following coding sequences lie in one Alloacidobacterium dinghuense genomic window:
- a CDS encoding XdhC family protein: protein MSELQQIVALWRAAKARQEEVCLATVVRVEGSSYRKPGARMLLTQDGQRAGTISGGCLEAEVAKKAWWLTRNGSTIQRYSSFFDDDSPAPYGLGCGGTVHVHLDRSNAAHAVLNALDANLNKRIPFVIVTDTDRAKTVLVQQIGGETLFVSPAEPSLAGITSLAQRAASERRSFYAVLPSASGHTSELFVEYVAPSPALTIFGAGDDAKPLADFAKRLGWYITIADGRSHLASAARFPQVDRVIVLDFEATSPLRELSVSADDAFVLLTHSYEQDRAILRQVLPYRPKYLGMLGPRQRTERLVGEIASLIGISSAECMAALHAPVGFDIGAHTPESIALSIIAEIVAVINGREGTSLKKQARKHIHPTLNYV, encoded by the coding sequence ATGTCTGAACTGCAACAAATCGTAGCGCTATGGCGGGCGGCGAAAGCGAGACAGGAAGAAGTTTGCCTTGCAACCGTTGTGCGCGTCGAAGGCTCGTCGTATCGAAAGCCTGGGGCGCGCATGCTGCTCACACAAGATGGCCAGCGCGCAGGAACGATCAGCGGTGGCTGCCTTGAAGCCGAGGTCGCAAAGAAGGCGTGGTGGCTTACCAGAAATGGCTCAACAATCCAGCGCTACAGCAGCTTCTTTGACGACGATTCTCCTGCTCCGTATGGATTGGGTTGCGGTGGTACGGTGCATGTCCATCTGGATCGCAGCAACGCGGCGCATGCGGTACTCAACGCACTGGACGCGAATCTCAATAAGCGGATCCCATTTGTGATTGTCACAGATACAGATAGAGCGAAGACCGTACTGGTGCAACAGATCGGCGGGGAGACTTTGTTTGTATCTCCCGCAGAGCCGTCCCTGGCCGGAATCACTAGCCTGGCACAGCGAGCGGCCAGTGAGCGACGTTCCTTTTATGCGGTGCTCCCGTCGGCTTCTGGTCATACCAGCGAGCTCTTTGTTGAATACGTGGCACCGAGCCCGGCATTAACGATCTTCGGCGCTGGAGACGATGCGAAGCCGCTGGCCGACTTTGCGAAGCGTCTGGGATGGTATATCACGATCGCGGATGGCCGTTCCCACCTCGCTTCGGCTGCCCGTTTTCCGCAGGTGGATCGCGTCATCGTTCTCGACTTTGAAGCGACTTCACCGCTGCGAGAGCTGTCCGTGAGCGCAGACGACGCCTTCGTGCTGCTCACGCACAGCTATGAGCAGGACCGCGCAATCCTGCGGCAGGTGCTTCCTTATAGGCCGAAGTATCTCGGCATGCTGGGTCCACGGCAGCGCACAGAGCGCCTGGTCGGTGAAATTGCCTCGCTAATAGGTATTTCGTCTGCCGAGTGCATGGCAGCACTGCATGCTCCCGTGGGATTTGACATCGGAGCCCACACACCCGAAAGCATCGCCCTTTCGATCATCGCGGAAATCGTCGCGGTCATCAATGGACGTGAGGGAACATCATTGAAAAAGCAGGCGCGCAAGCACATTCACCCCACGCTCAACTATGTCTGA
- a CDS encoding nucleotidyltransferase family protein — MSDCEQKARCAAIVLAAGASTRLGQPKQLLRLDGESLLRRTVRLAFEAGCSPVFAVLGFNAQRMQQELLVSGAKVVVNPNWRSGMGSSLRCGISALMAEDPVPPKTMLLVCDQARLSGESLSELIRVNAQGRSLITASRYASRLGVPAIFDKQLYADLLKVEGDQGARSVIQRYLDQTTTVEFHDGIIDIDTPDDLIDLGVNS; from the coding sequence ATGTCTGATTGTGAGCAAAAAGCACGCTGCGCAGCCATCGTTCTCGCCGCAGGTGCTTCCACACGGTTAGGCCAACCGAAACAACTGCTCAGGCTGGATGGCGAAAGTCTCCTTCGCCGCACCGTGAGACTCGCGTTCGAAGCTGGCTGCTCGCCGGTCTTTGCTGTCCTTGGGTTCAATGCGCAACGTATGCAGCAGGAACTCTTAGTGTCTGGGGCGAAAGTCGTGGTGAATCCCAACTGGCGGTCAGGGATGGGTTCATCGTTGCGTTGCGGAATCTCTGCCTTGATGGCGGAAGATCCAGTGCCGCCAAAAACGATGCTTCTTGTCTGCGATCAGGCAAGACTGTCGGGGGAGAGTCTTTCGGAATTAATTCGGGTGAACGCGCAAGGCAGATCTCTGATTACAGCATCGCGTTACGCCAGCAGATTAGGCGTCCCAGCCATCTTCGACAAACAGCTATACGCCGATCTGTTGAAAGTCGAAGGCGATCAGGGCGCTCGCTCCGTAATCCAGCGCTACCTCGACCAAACCACTACAGTCGAATTCCACGACGGCATCATCGACATTGACACCCCGGACGACCTAATAGACCTAGGCGTAAACAGCTAG
- the ndk gene encoding nucleoside-diphosphate kinase: MSERTFSIIKPDAVRKGYTGAILAEIEKAGFKIVAIKKASISKAQAEGFYYVHKERPFFGSLTDFMSSGSIFPMVLEKENAIADLRKLMGATNPANAEEGTIRKKYAGSIEENAIHGSDGEDTAKFEIGYFFAGYELL; this comes from the coding sequence GTGTCAGAACGCACCTTCAGCATCATCAAACCAGACGCCGTCCGCAAGGGCTACACCGGAGCGATCCTCGCTGAAATCGAGAAGGCCGGTTTTAAGATTGTCGCCATTAAGAAGGCGTCTATTTCCAAGGCTCAGGCCGAAGGATTCTATTACGTGCACAAAGAGCGCCCCTTCTTCGGCTCACTCACCGACTTCATGTCCTCCGGCTCCATCTTCCCGATGGTGCTCGAGAAGGAGAACGCAATCGCCGACCTTCGTAAGCTGATGGGCGCCACCAACCCGGCTAACGCCGAGGAAGGCACGATCCGAAAGAAGTATGCCGGCTCCATTGAGGAGAACGCCATCCACGGCTCCGACGGAGAAGACACGGCAAAGTTCGAAATCGGTTATTTCTTCGCAGGATACGAACTTCTCTGA